GATGAATCTTTTTATAGATTTTTTAGTTAGCGATGAAAATTATGATAAAGTGATACCGATGAATAATATTGAAGAAATAAGAGTAGGTAGCGATGCTGATAATGAAATTATTATAAGTGATACTTTTGTTGATAAGGCTCATTGTAAAATAGCATTAGATAGTAGTCATAATTTCTATATAACAGATTTAAATTCAAGGTTTGGCGTTTTTATAAATGGAAAAAAGGTTGAAGGACGTACTTATTTATGTGAGAATGACTTTATTATAATATGTGGTTATAAGTTTTTATTTAAAAATAGTTGTTTATGTATATCTAAGAATAATGAAAATATAGAAATTAGGGGATTGAATATATACATAAAGGATATAAAAGACTCATTACTTAAATATCCTTGTTTACAAAGAAGTCCAAGAATTATAGAACGATTACCTCAGGATGATATTGAAGTTTGTGAACCACCAGAAAAACCATCAAAGCCTTCAAATATGATAATAACCTCGGTTATTCCATTAATAGGTAGTGTTTTTATGTTTCTGATATTAAATGGACAAGGAGTTAAATATAGGGTATATTCCATGGGAATTATGGGTATATCGGCAGTGGTATCGTTAATTGTTTATTTTATACAAAATAATGAATACAAGAAAAATTGTATGATGAGAGAAATGAAATATAATGAATATCTTGAAAAATGTAATACAGATATATCGATACTTAAAAGTGAACAAATAAGAATTACTAATAATATGAATCCTGGAGAAAGTCTTTGTATAGAGAGAGTCAATGAATTTGCAAGAGAGTTATGGGAGAGGATAAAAAGCGATCCTGACTATTTAAAAATATCACTTGGAAAAGGAAAGGTACCAATTTCATTTTCTATAAATGGACCGAAAGATATGGATAATTTTGATGAGGATCAGTTAAGAAAAAAAGCAAATAATTTAGTTAGGAATAATACTTTTGTAGATCCTTGTAATATTACTATAGATTTGAAAGAGGATGCTCCTATTGGAGTAATAGGAAAAAGAGAGTATACTACAAGTTTTTTAACATCTTTACTTATAAAATTAACAGCACAATACAGTTATGAGGATATAAAGATAGCATTTATTTTTCCAGTAGATGAGTTAAATAAGTGGAATTGGCTAAGGTGGTTGCCTCATGTTTGGGATGATAAAAGAGATGTAAGATTTTTAGCTTATGATAAAAATAGCACTCACAGAGTTTTAAATAGTATTTATTCTTTAATTAAAGATAAAAATAGTGCTCATTATGTTATATTTTTTACAGATCCATCACTAATTGAAAATGAGCCTATAATGCCTCTAATAGAGAGTAATAATTCCATTGGTGTATCAGGAATTTTTTTATATGATTATATAGAATTAATTCCTAAGGAGTGTAAATATATCATTGAAGTTAATACTCCTAATGAAGGCGTATTAAGAAATGTTAAAGATGATGCTCAGAAGATAAAATTTACCCATGAAAATATAGAAGAATATGATATGGAGGAGTATGCTAAGCATCTTGCACCGGTATATGTAAAAAATAGCTTTAATCACAATTTATTACCAAGTAATTATACATTATTTGATTTGTACAATATTAATAATGTAAATGAGTTAAATATAGATAGATTATGGAATGAAAATAAAATATATGAGTCTATGGCTGTACCACTTGGAATAAACGCTAGTGGAGAAATTATAAATTTAGATATACATGAAAAATCTCATGGCCCACATGGGTTAGTTGCCGGTACAACTGGTTCAGGGAAAAGTGAAATGTTACAAACTTTTCTATTGTCAATGGCTATTAATTTTCATCCTCATGATGTCACTTTCATTATTATTGATTATAAAGGTGGAGGAATGGCTAATCAGCTTAAAGATTTACCACATCTTGTAGGTACAATTACTAATTTAGATGGCAATAAAATAGCGAGATCATTAATTTCTATAAAAAGTGAACTAAAAAAGAGACAACGTCTTTTTGATAAATTTGACGTTAATCATATAAATTCATATATGAAGTTATATAAAGCTGGTATTGCAAAAGAACCAATGCCTCATTTAGTTATAGTAGCTGATGAATTTGCAGAATTAAAACATGATCAACCAGATTTTATGAATGAATTGGTTACTACAGCGAGAATTGGAAGAAGTTTGGGTGTTCACTTGATTTTGGCAACTCAAAAACCAGCTGGAGTAGTAGATAATCAAATATGGTCAAATTCTAAATTTAAATTGTGTTTAAAAGTACAAGATGCTAGCGATAGTAATGAAATAATTAAATCACCATTAGCAGCAAATATAGTGGAATCTGGAAGATGCTATTTTCAAGTTGGAAATAATGAGGTGTTTGAATTATTTCAATCAGCTTGGAGTGGAGCTAAGAAGTATGAGGATAACGATTTAAATAAAAAAGAAATAGATATATACGAGATTGGTATAGATGGAACGAGAAAAAGTTTATATTCAACAAATGAAGAAAACGAAAATAAGTTTAGTAAAACTCAACTAGAGATAATAGTTGAAGAAATAAAGAAAGTTTGTTCAAAAAGAAATATAACAGAAATACCATGTCCATGGATGCCACCATTACCTACAAGTATTACTTATGATGAATTAGAAAAGTTTGATAGAAGTATAAAAAGTAATATATCTGCAGTAATAGGAATAATTGATATGCCTAAAAGTCAAACGCAAAAGCCTTTGCTGTTGAAATTAGAAGAAGGTCATACAATATTTTTTGGAGCACCAACCACTGGTAAAACAACATTATTACAAACTATCATTATTTCTCTTATTAAAAGATATTCACCAGAGGACATTAATATATACATTTTAGATTTTGGAACAATGGCTCTTAAGATATTTGAAGACAGTAATATAGTTGGTGGGGTAGTAACTGCAAATAATGAAGAGATGATGAATAATTTTATAAAATTTATTAGAAAAGAAGTTAATAGAAGAAAAGAAATATTATCAGATATGGGGGTAAGTTCTTATGCTGCATATAAAGAAGCTGGATATAAGGATTTGCCTAATATAATTATAATTGTAGATAACTTCTCAGCTTGCCAAGAATTATATCCTAACAATGAAGATGACTTTATAGTTTTGTCTAGGGAAGGTGCAAACTTGGGAATAGTATTGCTTATAACAGCTACAAATAGTAGTAGTATAAGATATAAGATGAGTGTTAATTTTAAAACAAGTTTCTCATTGAATTGTGTAGAGAAGTCTGAATATAGTAATATATTTGGAAGAATTCCAGAAATATTACCAGAGAGTTCAAAAGGAAGAGGTTTGTTTAAAGAAGATGAAATTTATGAATTTCAAGGAGCACTTCCTGTTAAAGGAGAAACGGAAATAGAAAGAGTTTCTAATATGAAAAAAGTTATCGCTAATAGAAATATTAAATATCCAGTAAAATCTACTAAAATACCGTCAGTACCTAAAATACTAATGCTTAGTGATATTTATAATGATGCTAAATTTAAGAAAATTGATAGAGATGGAATAATTCCAATTGGAATTGATATAGAGGAAATTCAATTATCATTTGTAGATATTTTTCAAAATGCTACACTACCTATTATAGGAAAGAATGGTATGGGAAAAAGAAATATAATGAAAGTAATTATGGATGTATTAAGTAGAAGAGATAATATATCTATGATAGTTTTAAACTCATCAGGATATGGTCTTGCAGGAATTAACAGATTCAATAATACATCTAAAGTTATAAAAAATGAAGAGGAAATAATAGATTTATTTTTTGATATTGATGAAGAATTAAATAGGAGAAGAAGTAGTTTAAATGATTTTATAAAAGAAAATTCGAAAGAAACACCAATATTTAAAAACATAGTTATTTTTATTGATGATTTTGAAGAATTTATTAAAATAACAGAAAAAAATATAGAAATAAAAAATATAATTAATAGGATTGTTACAAAAGATTATGTATTAGGTATTAATATAGTATTTGCTTGTGATGAAAATACTATTAGTCAGCATAGTTATAATCTTGACTATATTTCAAATATACGAAAAAATAATTTTGGAATTTACTTAGATAAGTTAGAGAATAGAAGATTTTTTGATGTTAAATTAAAATTTGGATACAATGAAAAATATTTATCTAAAGGAGAAGGATATATTATATCTAATGGATCCTATAGTAGAGTTAAATTTGCAAAATTATAATAGGAGGATGATTAGATGTCAGTTATTAAAGTTACACCGGAGGAATTAGAAAGATGCGCCAATGCTTTTAAGAATGCTGGAGATACTACAGATAGTGTAATAAATGATCTTGATGTACAAATAGATATGCTTTTAAGTTCTTGGGAAGGTGGTTCTAGAAATTCTTTTTTACTTCAATATGAGGAACTAAGACCACAGATTAAGAAATTTGTGGAGTTAACACATTCTATAGAATATAAGCTAAGGAATGTATCAGAGATGATGCAAGATACTGATGAAAAAATGGCAAACAGATTTAGATAGAGAATGTATACACATAAATATTAGCTTTTAGGAAAAAATAAAGATGTTAAGAACTGTTATATATAAAGAGGAGGAAATAACGTGAAAAGAAATTCTTTAAAAGCTAAGATTTTAACAGGTATAGTTACTAGTTTTGTATTTATATCATCATCTTCTATTGCTTTTGCTGAAGAAATGAATAAAGAAAAATCTATGTCAGTTACTGAAAATTCCAATGAAATTGTTCAAAAGGATAATACAAGACATCATTGTAATGATGATAAAGAAAAACATAAAGATAATATGAAATATTCTCTAGAAAGTGCTATGAAGGATAAAATAATAACAGCAGAAGAATATGATAAGATTATGAAGCATATTAGTGATAAATGTGACAAAAAACTGGAGATAAATAAAAATAAAGATATATATGATGATTTAGTTGACAATAAGATTTTAAGTAAAGATAAAGCAAAAGATTTAAAGAAATATATTGGGAAAAATATGAAATTAAAAATAGACTCAACATTGGATCAGTTAATCAAAGATGGAATTATAAATAAAAAAGAGGCAAAAGAAGTTAAAAAAGCTATAAAAGAAAGAAAGCCATTAGAAGAATTGATTCAAAAAGGAATTATAACACAAGAACAGTATGATAAAATAATAGCAAAATTACATAATCATTCTGAAAAATGTAGTTGTAATGAGTAAAAGAGTAAGTAAAATAGCTATGTCAATTAATATAATGACATAGCTATTTTCTTTTATAATAAAGTTGAAGAAAAAAAATATGGTGTTAAAATATAGAGTGTTAATTATAAAATATATAAATTATATTTATAGTATGATATATATAAATATTTATTAGAATAAATAAGGGGGGTATTATGAATTATTATTTAAATAGAATAAATGAAGTAATTGAAGGTATAGAAGAGCTAAATAGAAGTGCAATGATAAAAGCTGAAGAAAGGTTAAATTCACTTGCAAAACCAATAGGTAGTCTTGGTAAGTTAGAAGATATAGCGGTGCAATTATCAGGTATTACAGGTAAAATAAAAAATAAAGTTGAAAAAAAAGCTATAATAATAATGTGTGCTGATAATGGAGTGGTAGAAGAGGGAGTAGCTTCAGGTCCACAGTCATTGACAGTAGCACAAACTATAAATTTTACAAGGGGATTAACAGGGGTAGCAGTATTAGCAGAAAAAAATAATTCAGATTTAATAGTTGTGGATGTTGGTATAAATAGTGATGAAAAAATCCAATCAGTAAAGGAGAGAAAAATAAGAAAATCTACAGATAATATTGCAAAAGGTCCTGCAATGACATATGAAGAATGTTTAAGAGCAATAGTTGTTGGTATAGATATGGTAGAAGAAGCTAAGAAAAGTGGATATGATTTGATAGGGGTAGGTGAAATGGGAATAGGAAATACTACTACAAGTAGTGCTGTTCTTTCAGTAATTACAGGATGTGAAGTAGAAAAGGTAGTAGGAAAAGGTGCAGGATTAACTAAGGATGCTTTTGAAAAAAAGAAAAAAGTTATAAGAGATGCTATAAAGATAAATAACCCTGATAAAAATAATATTATAGATGTATTATCAAAAGTTGGAGGTTTTGATTTAGCAGCTATGACAGGGGTGTTTTTAGGTGCAGCCTTTTATAAAATACCTGTGGTAATAGATGGATTTATATCTGTAGTAGCAGCATTAGCAGCTTTTAAGATAAATAGTTTAGCTAAAGAATATTTTATACCATCTCATAAGTCATGGGAAGTTGGTTATAATATTGCAATTGAAAATATGCATTTGGAGCCAATGCTAGATTTAAATATGAGATTAGGTGAAGGAAGTGGATGTCCAATAGCATTTTCTATAGTAGAATATTCTTGTGCTATTATGAACAACATGGCAACATTTGATGAAGCAGAAATAGATGATAGTTATTTAGAAGAAGTAAGAGAAAAAGAAAATTATATTGTTTAAAGGAGAGAAATTAGAAATGGATCAGGGATTAATTCATATATATTGTGGTGATGGAAAAGGAAAAACTACTGCTGCAATGGGACTTGGAATGAGAGCAGCAGGAAGAAAGAAAAAAGTATTATTGACTCAATTTTTGAAAAGTGGAAGAACGGGAGAGTTAGCATCAATAGAAAAATTAGACGAGTATTTTCATATTTTTGAAGGTAAACCTGTTAATAAGTTTGTATGGAATATGAATTATGAAGAAAAAGCGGTTACCAAAGATGAACATGGAAGTAGATTTAGAAAAGTAGTAGATAAAGCTATAGACGAAGACTATGATATGTTAATATTAGATGAGAGTATAGCATCTATAAATTTAGAATTTATAGATTTAAATGAAGTTATAAGCTTTCTAAAAAACAAACCTTATGGATTAGAAGTTATAATGACTGGTAGAAATCCTAAAGAAGAATTGATAGATTTAGCTGACTATGTGTCAGAGATAAAGTGTGTAAAACATCCTTATGAAAAAGGTATACCATCTAGAATAGGAATAGAAAAGTGATTTACTTTATAGTGGGAGGATCCAAAAGCGGGAAATCATTTTATGGAGAGAAAGAGGCAATTAAGTTATGTAAGAATAGTGAGTTATATTATATAGCAACAATGAATCCATATGATAAAGAAGATGAGAAAAGAATTGAAACCCATCGAAGGCAGAGAGATGGTTTGGGATTTAAAACAATTGAACAGTATAGAGATATAGAAGAAATATTACTTAAGGTAAATTATTCTTCTACCATATTTATTGATAGCATTACATCTTTATTAACAAATGAAATGTTTTTAGAAAATGAAATTATAGAAAAACCAAGTAGAAAAATAATAGATGGTATAAAAAAAGTTGTTGAATCTGCTAGTAATGTTGTTATTATATCTGACTATATATTTAGTGATAGTATAATATATGACAAGTATACAGAGGAATTTAAAAAAGAGTTAGGATATATAAATATTAAGATAGCTAATATGGCAGATAAAGTAGTAGAATGTTTTTTTGGAAACGTATATGTACATAAAGATATAGAGGAGAATAAATGAAAAGATATTTAAAAGGATTATTGATGGCGTTAGGAATGTTTACTATAATTCCTATGCCTAAAACTTATTGGGATGATGAAAGTTCAAGGCACATTATGAAATCTTATCCTGTAATAGGATTAGTAATAGGAGCGTTATGGACTATTCTTTATAAATTACTATTATATTTAAACACATCAAATATGATAAGAACTGCAATACTAATGATTTTTCCATTTTTTATTACAGGAATGTTACATTTAGATGGGTTTATGGATGTATGTGATGCTTTATTATCTAGAAGAGATAAAGAAGAGAAAGTAAGGATACTTAAAGATCCTAATACCGGTGCTTTTGCGGTTATATCTTTAGCTATGATTTTTATTATTAATTTTTCGGCAATGTATACATTTATTGAAAAAGGTATTCCTTTCTACATTTTATTAGTAATTCCTATAATATCAAGAAGTATAATTGCAATAATGCTTTTGATAAAACCTACTATGAAGGAAAGTTCATTTGGAGCTTATTTTAAAAAAGGGACAGGAAAGTTTGATATTATTGTACTAATGATTTTTCTTTTAATTTCTATATCATGTAGCTTTATTTTATTAAAGATAAAAGGAATTCTATTAGCAATATTAATGATAATAACGGTAGTTTTAACAGTGAATAATTCTTGCAAAGAGCTTGGAGGTATCAATGGTGATATTGCTGGACATGGATTAGTATTAGCGGAGTCTATTGCTCTTTTATTTTTATCATTAGTGTAGAGGTGAGAAAGTGATTTTAGTAGTTGGTGGAGCTTATAATGGAAAATTAAGCTTTGTACAGGAACAATTCAATATATCTAAAGAAAATATATGTTTTTGTAATGAAGAAAACATTGATTTTTCAAAACAAGTTATATATAAATTTCATAAAAAAATATATATGCAAAGGATAAGTGGAAATAATCCAGTTGATGAATTACATAAGATTAAAGAAAAACTAAAAGATAAAATAATAATTTGTGATGATATTTCTTCTGGAATAGTTCCATTAAAGAAAGAAGAAAGACTTTGGAGAGAGGATACTGGTAGATGTCTACAAATATTAAGTAAAGAGGCTAATATTATATATAGAGTTTTTTGTGGAATACCTACATTAATTAAAAATGAAGAGTTATAATTTATATTTTATAAGACATGGAAAAACGAAGGCAAATGA
Above is a genomic segment from Clostridium bornimense containing:
- a CDS encoding bifunctional adenosylcobinamide kinase/adenosylcobinamide-phosphate guanylyltransferase, which encodes MIYFIVGGSKSGKSFYGEKEAIKLCKNSELYYIATMNPYDKEDEKRIETHRRQRDGLGFKTIEQYRDIEEILLKVNYSSTIFIDSITSLLTNEMFLENEIIEKPSRKIIDGIKKVVESASNVVIISDYIFSDSIIYDKYTEEFKKELGYINIKIANMADKVVECFFGNVYVHKDIEENK
- a CDS encoding cob(I)yrinic acid a,c-diamide adenosyltransferase — protein: MDQGLIHIYCGDGKGKTTAAMGLGMRAAGRKKKVLLTQFLKSGRTGELASIEKLDEYFHIFEGKPVNKFVWNMNYEEKAVTKDEHGSRFRKVVDKAIDEDYDMLILDESIASINLEFIDLNEVISFLKNKPYGLEVIMTGRNPKEELIDLADYVSEIKCVKHPYEKGIPSRIGIEK
- a CDS encoding adenosylcobinamide-GDP ribazoletransferase, whose protein sequence is MKRYLKGLLMALGMFTIIPMPKTYWDDESSRHIMKSYPVIGLVIGALWTILYKLLLYLNTSNMIRTAILMIFPFFITGMLHLDGFMDVCDALLSRRDKEEKVRILKDPNTGAFAVISLAMIFIINFSAMYTFIEKGIPFYILLVIPIISRSIIAIMLLIKPTMKESSFGAYFKKGTGKFDIIVLMIFLLISISCSFILLKIKGILLAILMIITVVLTVNNSCKELGGINGDIAGHGLVLAESIALLFLSLV
- a CDS encoding bifunctional adenosylcobinamide kinase/adenosylcobinamide-phosphate guanylyltransferase — protein: MILVVGGAYNGKLSFVQEQFNISKENICFCNEENIDFSKQVIYKFHKKIYMQRISGNNPVDELHKIKEKLKDKIIICDDISSGIVPLKKEERLWREDTGRCLQILSKEANIIYRVFCGIPTLIKNEEL
- the cobT gene encoding nicotinate-nucleotide--dimethylbenzimidazole phosphoribosyltransferase — protein: MNYYLNRINEVIEGIEELNRSAMIKAEERLNSLAKPIGSLGKLEDIAVQLSGITGKIKNKVEKKAIIIMCADNGVVEEGVASGPQSLTVAQTINFTRGLTGVAVLAEKNNSDLIVVDVGINSDEKIQSVKERKIRKSTDNIAKGPAMTYEECLRAIVVGIDMVEEAKKSGYDLIGVGEMGIGNTTTSSAVLSVITGCEVEKVVGKGAGLTKDAFEKKKKVIRDAIKINNPDKNNIIDVLSKVGGFDLAAMTGVFLGAAFYKIPVVIDGFISVVAALAAFKINSLAKEYFIPSHKSWEVGYNIAIENMHLEPMLDLNMRLGEGSGCPIAFSIVEYSCAIMNNMATFDEAEIDDSYLEEVREKENYIV
- a CDS encoding WXG100 family type VII secretion target; its protein translation is MSVIKVTPEELERCANAFKNAGDTTDSVINDLDVQIDMLLSSWEGGSRNSFLLQYEELRPQIKKFVELTHSIEYKLRNVSEMMQDTDEKMANRFR
- the essC gene encoding type VII secretion protein EssC, whose product is MVNSNFTNILIIRNKNFYREVDLNLLHEEHIKIGNTDECSIKVKLPFRESITIQLNKVNKSWQVEELENAHLTFNGIHGASKILNNGDQIIIKDKINKIELFRMNLFIDFLVSDENYDKVIPMNNIEEIRVGSDADNEIIISDTFVDKAHCKIALDSSHNFYITDLNSRFGVFINGKKVEGRTYLCENDFIIICGYKFLFKNSCLCISKNNENIEIRGLNIYIKDIKDSLLKYPCLQRSPRIIERLPQDDIEVCEPPEKPSKPSNMIITSVIPLIGSVFMFLILNGQGVKYRVYSMGIMGISAVVSLIVYFIQNNEYKKNCMMREMKYNEYLEKCNTDISILKSEQIRITNNMNPGESLCIERVNEFARELWERIKSDPDYLKISLGKGKVPISFSINGPKDMDNFDEDQLRKKANNLVRNNTFVDPCNITIDLKEDAPIGVIGKREYTTSFLTSLLIKLTAQYSYEDIKIAFIFPVDELNKWNWLRWLPHVWDDKRDVRFLAYDKNSTHRVLNSIYSLIKDKNSAHYVIFFTDPSLIENEPIMPLIESNNSIGVSGIFLYDYIELIPKECKYIIEVNTPNEGVLRNVKDDAQKIKFTHENIEEYDMEEYAKHLAPVYVKNSFNHNLLPSNYTLFDLYNINNVNELNIDRLWNENKIYESMAVPLGINASGEIINLDIHEKSHGPHGLVAGTTGSGKSEMLQTFLLSMAINFHPHDVTFIIIDYKGGGMANQLKDLPHLVGTITNLDGNKIARSLISIKSELKKRQRLFDKFDVNHINSYMKLYKAGIAKEPMPHLVIVADEFAELKHDQPDFMNELVTTARIGRSLGVHLILATQKPAGVVDNQIWSNSKFKLCLKVQDASDSNEIIKSPLAANIVESGRCYFQVGNNEVFELFQSAWSGAKKYEDNDLNKKEIDIYEIGIDGTRKSLYSTNEENENKFSKTQLEIIVEEIKKVCSKRNITEIPCPWMPPLPTSITYDELEKFDRSIKSNISAVIGIIDMPKSQTQKPLLLKLEEGHTIFFGAPTTGKTTLLQTIIISLIKRYSPEDINIYILDFGTMALKIFEDSNIVGGVVTANNEEMMNNFIKFIRKEVNRRKEILSDMGVSSYAAYKEAGYKDLPNIIIIVDNFSACQELYPNNEDDFIVLSREGANLGIVLLITATNSSSIRYKMSVNFKTSFSLNCVEKSEYSNIFGRIPEILPESSKGRGLFKEDEIYEFQGALPVKGETEIERVSNMKKVIANRNIKYPVKSTKIPSVPKILMLSDIYNDAKFKKIDRDGIIPIGIDIEEIQLSFVDIFQNATLPIIGKNGMGKRNIMKVIMDVLSRRDNISMIVLNSSGYGLAGINRFNNTSKVIKNEEEIIDLFFDIDEELNRRRSSLNDFIKENSKETPIFKNIVIFIDDFEEFIKITEKNIEIKNIINRIVTKDYVLGINIVFACDENTISQHSYNLDYISNIRKNNFGIYLDKLENRRFFDVKLKFGYNEKYLSKGEGYIISNGSYSRVKFAKL